A window from Candidatus Nitrospira neomarina encodes these proteins:
- the bamE gene encoding outer membrane protein assembly factor BamE domain-containing protein, whose product MKTMPIIIGMCLALGLSGCGSNKAEIPDERLTVGKVQGEIKTGMSAAQVAEILGSPNIVTTDDKRREVWIYDKVSTDRVNTSSSSYGTLIILGANSKDSSSSSRQRTLTIIIKYDEEKKVRDFAYNSTQF is encoded by the coding sequence ATGAAAACCATGCCAATAATCATAGGGATGTGCCTCGCACTGGGATTATCGGGTTGTGGAAGCAACAAGGCGGAAATTCCCGATGAGCGCCTGACGGTGGGGAAAGTCCAGGGGGAAATTAAAACGGGAATGAGTGCCGCGCAAGTGGCCGAAATTTTGGGATCTCCCAATATTGTGACGACAGATGACAAACGGCGGGAAGTGTGGATTTACGATAAGGTCTCCACGGATAGAGTGAACACGAGTTCATCCTCCTACGGGACCCTCATCATTCTGGGCGCAAACTCTAAAGACAGTTCCAGCTCCTCCCGCCAACGAACCCTCACCATTATCATCAAGTATGACGAAGAGAAAAAGGTGCGGGACTTTGCCTACAACTCGACGCAATTCTGA
- a CDS encoding glycine zipper family protein: MKNRQDHFMVALIFLIIFLTVLAGCSSSRTKVSPNVHFQEVGEEQAEKDIVACEKLAEEHVPHSNAGEHVVGQTAIGAAIGAAGGAVIGLLTGDAGIGAAFGAAAGAAQGLVRGLLGAASSEPNPAYQNFVNRCLKEAGYEPTG, from the coding sequence ATGAAAAACCGGCAGGATCACTTCATGGTGGCGTTGATATTCCTTATTATTTTCCTAACGGTCCTGGCAGGGTGCTCCAGTAGCAGGACGAAGGTCTCTCCCAATGTTCATTTCCAGGAAGTTGGTGAAGAACAGGCGGAGAAGGACATTGTCGCCTGTGAAAAACTCGCTGAAGAACACGTCCCTCACTCCAATGCCGGGGAACACGTTGTTGGGCAAACGGCAATTGGCGCGGCCATCGGGGCGGCCGGGGGTGCAGTGATAGGGCTCCTTACGGGTGATGCAGGAATTGGCGCGGCTTTTGGCGCTGCCGCTGGAGCGGCACAGGGGCTGGTACGAGGGCTTTTGGGAGCAGCCAGTTCCGAACCAAACCCCGCGTATCAAAATTTTGTGAACCGATGTCTCAAGGAGGCAGGGTACGAACCAACCGGATAA
- a CDS encoding transposase, translating to MHTCLNVGVDVAKDAVVAACAEPCFPVQSVPNQRGSLRAWLKSLPAGSRIGLESTGAYHELLADLAQAQGHTVFLLNPSDTRHYAKAMGNRAKTDRVDAELIARLIAREHRRLRPYTPPTATQRKLDRLIRRRATIVRLKGTLKLTMHNLGGFAAELKAVVSKLEILIAKIDATMSALAARSPQHQESQHRVETIVGVGPLVGMALTNTLERVSFGKADAFVAFTGLDPRANDSGRKAGRRRLSKRGPAELRRLLYNAAMSAIKTTVWKPLYDHYRTQGWSTTASLVIIARKIARAAWSIHHYRTTFNPERITQCLT from the coding sequence ATGCATACCTGTCTGAATGTCGGCGTGGATGTGGCCAAAGATGCCGTCGTGGCCGCCTGCGCCGAGCCATGTTTTCCGGTCCAGAGTGTTCCCAATCAGCGTGGTTCGTTGCGGGCTTGGTTGAAATCGCTGCCGGCCGGCAGCCGCATCGGCTTGGAATCCACCGGCGCCTATCATGAATTACTGGCGGATCTGGCGCAGGCTCAAGGCCATACCGTCTTCCTGCTCAACCCCTCGGACACTCGGCACTACGCCAAGGCCATGGGGAATCGGGCCAAAACCGACCGAGTCGATGCGGAATTGATTGCCCGACTCATCGCACGAGAGCATAGGCGCTTGCGCCCCTACACGCCCCCGACAGCCACTCAACGCAAGCTGGATCGACTGATTCGGCGACGCGCCACGATCGTCCGCCTCAAAGGCACGCTCAAGCTGACCATGCACAATCTGGGCGGCTTTGCCGCCGAACTCAAGGCCGTGGTGAGCAAGCTGGAGATCTTGATTGCCAAGATTGATGCGACCATGTCCGCGCTGGCTGCCCGCTCACCTCAACACCAAGAATCGCAACACCGGGTGGAAACCATTGTAGGAGTCGGCCCGTTGGTGGGTATGGCCCTGACCAATACGTTGGAGCGCGTATCATTCGGCAAAGCGGATGCGTTCGTCGCCTTCACCGGGTTGGATCCTCGCGCGAATGACTCGGGGCGCAAAGCCGGTCGAAGGCGTTTGTCGAAACGTGGGCCCGCTGAATTACGTCGGTTACTGTATAACGCCGCCATGTCCGCGATCAAAACCACCGTGTGGAAACCGCTCTACGACCATTACCGCACCCAAGGTTGGAGTACGACGGCCTCGTTGGTGATCATCGCTCGCAAAATCGCCCGGGCCGCTTGGTCTATTCATCATTACCGCACAACCTTTAATCCGGAACGGATCACACAATGCTTGACATGA
- a CDS encoding GNAT family N-acetyltransferase — protein MNLKLRNGGPADAETCGSICFDAFTAIARQHNFPPDFPAPEVAVQFFSHLFSRPDIHSVVAEMDGRVIGSNFLWENSVIAGVGPITVDPTVQNGTVGRRLMEHVLERAGEIRFAGIRLVQAAYHNRSLSLYTKLGFNAREPLSTIQGPVLGIGIPGHAVRRAVEGDVPGCNRLCIQVHGHDRKSELLDAIKQQTATVVECEGRITGYATVVGFFGHAVAEDNKDLKALIGAAPAFPGPGFLLPTRNSELLRWCLEKGLRVVQPMTLMSIGLYNEPDGAFLPSVVY, from the coding sequence ATGAATCTCAAATTACGAAATGGTGGTCCTGCAGATGCTGAAACATGCGGCTCGATCTGCTTCGACGCGTTTACGGCTATAGCCAGACAGCATAATTTTCCTCCTGATTTTCCCGCCCCGGAGGTGGCCGTTCAATTTTTTTCTCACCTGTTCTCCCGTCCTGATATCCATTCCGTTGTGGCCGAAATGGACGGGCGAGTCATCGGGAGCAATTTTCTCTGGGAGAATTCCGTCATTGCCGGGGTCGGTCCGATCACCGTGGATCCGACAGTCCAGAATGGGACTGTGGGCAGACGTTTGATGGAACATGTGTTGGAACGGGCGGGGGAGATTCGTTTTGCCGGCATCCGGCTGGTGCAAGCGGCGTATCATAATCGCTCCCTGTCTCTCTATACCAAGTTGGGTTTCAACGCCCGTGAACCGCTTTCGACGATTCAAGGACCGGTTCTTGGAATCGGGATACCCGGCCATGCCGTCCGTCGGGCGGTGGAAGGGGATGTGCCGGGCTGCAACCGGCTGTGTATTCAGGTCCATGGCCATGATCGGAAATCCGAGCTGTTGGACGCCATCAAGCAACAGACGGCCACGGTGGTCGAATGCGAGGGCCGCATTACCGGTTATGCCACTGTGGTTGGTTTTTTCGGCCATGCGGTCGCCGAGGACAACAAAGATCTGAAGGCGCTCATCGGGGCGGCTCCCGCTTTTCCCGGTCCGGGCTTCCTACTCCCCACGCGCAATAGTGAGTTGCTTCGCTGGTGTTTGGAGAAAGGGCTGCGCGTGGTTCAGCCAATGACCCTGATGAGTATAGGTCTCTATAACGAACCTGACGGGGCCTTTCTGCCTTCTGTGGTGTATTAA
- a CDS encoding tautomerase family protein, whose amino-acid sequence MPYVNIQVTKGVSRKQKVELVKDVTDSLVRVLGKNPDHIHVVIQEINEENWGFSGLLTDEWKQQQGRSSSSE is encoded by the coding sequence ATGCCATATGTGAATATTCAAGTGACGAAGGGTGTTTCCAGAAAGCAGAAGGTGGAATTGGTGAAAGACGTCACGGATTCCCTGGTTCGCGTGTTGGGAAAAAACCCCGACCACATCCATGTGGTGATTCAAGAGATTAATGAGGAAAACTGGGGATTTTCCGGACTGCTGACTGATGAATGGAAACAACAACAGGGCCGGTCGTCCTCGAGCGAATGA
- a CDS encoding dihydrofolate reductase family protein yields the protein MDLLPAAMAESTGFPGVGEAGTEDYGYHEFIDSIDAIVMGRNSYEMVLSFAPWPYGKKPVVVLSSRTVAIGQDIASTVESIDAPPHEVVQRLAGRGWSHLYIDGGKTIQGFFRENLIHRLIITTVPILLGTGIPLFGPLSREIHLQHLETRPFANGLVQSHYEVRRHGAD from the coding sequence ATGGATTTATTGCCCGCGGCGATGGCGGAATCGACTGGCTTCCCGGGGGTGGGAGAGGCCGGAACGGAGGATTACGGATATCACGAATTTATTGATTCCATTGATGCAATTGTTATGGGGCGAAACTCCTATGAGATGGTATTATCCTTCGCGCCCTGGCCGTATGGAAAAAAGCCCGTGGTGGTTCTCAGCAGTCGAACGGTAGCTATTGGTCAAGACATCGCAAGTACGGTCGAGTCCATAGATGCACCACCGCATGAGGTGGTGCAACGCCTGGCCGGACGTGGATGGAGCCATCTCTATATTGACGGGGGCAAGACCATTCAAGGATTCTTTCGCGAAAACCTGATTCATCGGCTGATTATTACGACGGTTCCGATTCTTCTCGGGACGGGCATTCCGCTGTTCGGGCCGCTTTCTCGCGAGATCCACTTGCAGCATCTTGAGACACGACCGTTTGCGAATGGTTTGGTGCAAAGCCACTATGAGGTCCGACGGCATGGTGCCGATTAG
- a CDS encoding TfoX/Sxy family protein: MSEYVTFLEEVFEEFGPIHPRRMFGGYGLFHKGLMFGLVADDVLYLKADETLAPFFEKRGLEPFQYEKQGKTFKMSYYMAPEEIFEDPAEAKGWALRSYEAALRAKKPGKRAKKRS, translated from the coding sequence ATGAGTGAATACGTTACATTTCTTGAAGAGGTGTTCGAGGAGTTCGGACCCATTCATCCCCGACGAATGTTCGGTGGCTATGGCCTCTTTCACAAAGGATTGATGTTCGGGCTGGTGGCGGATGATGTGTTGTATCTGAAAGCCGACGAGACCTTGGCTCCATTTTTTGAAAAACGGGGATTAGAACCATTCCAGTACGAAAAACAGGGGAAGACGTTTAAGATGTCCTACTATATGGCCCCGGAGGAGATCTTTGAGGATCCTGCGGAGGCTAAGGGCTGGGCTCTTCGATCGTATGAGGCGGCCTTGCGTGCAAAAAAGCCGGGAAAGAGAGCGAAGAAGAGAAGCTGA
- a CDS encoding FAD-binding oxidoreductase: MKALQSRIEGKVTLATDAGYEDLRRSLIWNQLTPMRYPQVVVQVASEQDVIEAVRFACTQNMTIAVRGGGHSWVGFSLCNESLLIDLGRLKRISIDYQTRTAVVQPAVTGQALNQQLAPHGLSFPVGHCQSVPLSGYLLNGGLGWNWNAWGPACFSVEAAHVVLADGSLVVANQEQHADLLWAIRGGGPGFFGVVTQYLLKLYPMPRAITTSTYFYPLERMEEVGAWAGGIAGQLPQEIELAIFCAQAPPAFDEHCRSSNGFICILSATGFFDTHDEAVGTLSLLETCPVISECLRKDVNHPATMEALLDLGGRFWPELHRCLADTVWSNSPPEQQLAAVGDAFLQAPSPKSLALCAFSTGVGGRVAARPDAAFSMTASTLLLSYAIWERPEDDDVNADWHRKTIAELNRFAVGYYVGESDIVEEPARAERSFAPANWQRLQALRRTYDPDGRFHCDFRGS; the protein is encoded by the coding sequence GTGAAAGCGCTACAGAGCCGTATTGAGGGCAAAGTGACTTTGGCAACCGACGCCGGGTACGAAGACCTCAGGCGCTCGCTCATTTGGAATCAATTGACGCCGATGCGTTACCCGCAGGTGGTAGTGCAAGTGGCGAGTGAGCAGGATGTCATTGAGGCCGTCCGGTTTGCCTGCACGCAGAACATGACAATTGCCGTGCGAGGCGGGGGGCATAGTTGGGTGGGGTTTTCTCTGTGCAACGAAAGCCTGTTGATTGATCTCGGACGGCTTAAACGGATTTCGATTGATTATCAGACTCGCACGGCGGTGGTTCAGCCGGCGGTCACCGGGCAGGCACTCAACCAACAGTTGGCTCCGCACGGGCTCTCATTTCCTGTCGGGCATTGCCAGTCGGTTCCCTTGAGCGGCTATCTGCTGAATGGCGGGCTGGGCTGGAACTGGAACGCATGGGGGCCGGCGTGCTTTAGTGTCGAAGCCGCCCATGTCGTGTTGGCTGATGGTAGTCTCGTCGTTGCCAATCAGGAACAGCATGCCGACCTGCTCTGGGCGATCCGAGGAGGGGGGCCCGGTTTCTTTGGCGTCGTCACACAATATCTTCTCAAGCTGTATCCGATGCCGCGTGCCATCACGACCAGCACCTATTTTTACCCGTTGGAACGCATGGAAGAAGTTGGCGCATGGGCAGGGGGTATTGCCGGACAGTTGCCGCAAGAAATAGAGCTGGCGATTTTCTGCGCGCAGGCGCCCCCTGCTTTCGACGAGCACTGTCGATCCAGCAACGGCTTTATCTGTATTCTGAGCGCAACCGGGTTCTTCGATACACACGATGAAGCCGTCGGTACATTGAGTCTTCTGGAGACCTGCCCCGTTATCTCTGAATGCCTTCGAAAGGATGTGAACCATCCCGCCACAATGGAGGCCTTGCTTGACTTGGGCGGCCGGTTCTGGCCGGAGCTGCATCGCTGTTTGGCTGATACGGTTTGGTCAAACTCGCCACCGGAGCAACAACTGGCGGCCGTGGGCGATGCCTTTCTGCAGGCACCCTCACCTAAGTCACTCGCGCTGTGTGCATTTTCCACCGGAGTGGGGGGGCGTGTGGCTGCACGACCCGACGCGGCCTTCTCGATGACAGCCTCCACCTTACTACTAAGCTATGCCATCTGGGAACGGCCGGAGGATGACGATGTGAATGCCGACTGGCATCGTAAGACAATTGCGGAACTAAACCGGTTTGCCGTGGGATATTATGTGGGGGAGTCGGACATTGTCGAGGAACCGGCACGAGCCGAACGGTCATTTGCGCCTGCCAACTGGCAACGGCTTCAGGCCCTCCGCCGTACCTACGACCCTGATGGACGTTTTCATTGCGACTTCAGAGGAAGCTGA
- a CDS encoding maleate cis-trans isomerase family protein has product MPDQPNPNPRGNQIIIGKLSGKSITIPDVNVPPMPALAPPGVIHNGTKAENFDEIDSSIGYPDVRSFRRKFGLIIPATNTSMEHELWSIIVMNQGPDGLRGVGLHTATVMTPRPRLETEEDLRAYKKQFLGGLRAAVDVALLAEPQYMIMGMSLEHIIGGIEAIRGPMEEIEEYSGLSWATWHDAVHAALGKFGAKRIGLLTPFDKKGNESATHMFEDLGYEVVSSVGFSCANALHIAHVPDSAKEKVILELLATEEHALDAVVQCGTNMSLINVTEKLEPVLGIPILGINAVTFWYALRENGFEGPLAGGGRLLQEF; this is encoded by the coding sequence ATGCCCGACCAACCGAACCCCAATCCTCGCGGAAACCAGATAATTATTGGCAAACTGTCCGGGAAATCAATCACCATTCCCGATGTCAATGTCCCGCCGATGCCTGCTCTGGCACCTCCCGGCGTGATTCACAATGGCACCAAAGCGGAGAACTTCGACGAGATCGATTCGTCCATCGGATATCCCGATGTGAGGAGTTTCAGAAGAAAGTTCGGGCTGATCATTCCCGCCACCAATACCAGTATGGAGCACGAACTGTGGAGCATTATTGTTATGAACCAGGGACCGGACGGCCTACGTGGGGTCGGTCTTCACACGGCCACCGTCATGACGCCGAGACCGAGATTGGAAACGGAAGAAGATTTGCGGGCGTATAAGAAGCAGTTCCTGGGCGGACTCCGGGCAGCGGTGGACGTGGCGCTGTTGGCGGAGCCCCAATACATGATCATGGGCATGAGCCTGGAGCATATCATTGGCGGCATCGAAGCCATTCGAGGCCCGATGGAGGAGATTGAAGAATACTCCGGCCTCTCCTGGGCCACCTGGCATGATGCCGTTCACGCGGCGCTGGGAAAGTTTGGCGCGAAGCGGATCGGACTCCTGACGCCGTTCGACAAGAAAGGGAATGAGTCTGCGACACACATGTTCGAAGACCTGGGATACGAGGTGGTGTCGAGCGTGGGATTTTCCTGCGCGAACGCGCTGCATATCGCGCATGTTCCGGACTCGGCCAAGGAAAAGGTCATTTTGGAATTGTTGGCAACTGAGGAACATGCCTTGGATGCCGTCGTCCAGTGTGGAACGAACATGAGCTTGATCAACGTGACGGAGAAATTGGAGCCGGTGCTAGGGATTCCTATCCTGGGGATTAACGCGGTGACGTTCTGGTATGCGCTACGGGAAAACGGGTTCGAAGGGCCGTTGGCGGGTGGGGGAAGATTATTGCAAGAGTTCTGA
- a CDS encoding NAD(P)-dependent alcohol dehydrogenase has translation MKVYGYGTKSSDIELAPVTFERKDAQKGEVEFKVLYCGVCHSDLHQIQNDWDNSLYPCVPGHEILGVVTAVGEGVTKFKKGDLVGVGCMVNSCQECDSCQKDAENYCQGPKSCTLTYNGPKNPDGTNSYGGYTTNMVVREEFGLTIPDNLDPKYVGPIMCAGITVYSPMIHWNLEEGQTLGVAGIGGLGNMAIKLGKALGAEVIAFTRSEDKRDEILKMGADKVVISKDEDEMKEAAQSLNLLINTIPVPHDIAPYIDLMKTDSTIVIVGNMIKFPEFSPGPMVFNRIQLAGSLIGGIKETQEVLELCAKHDIKPSIKMIQMDEINDVLKTLENGNDADFRHVIDMESLHSKINDIKNSATELDRPTRGDVVNRKSA, from the coding sequence ATGAAAGTTTATGGCTACGGCACAAAATCGTCCGATATAGAGCTAGCCCCGGTAACATTCGAAAGAAAAGATGCGCAAAAGGGGGAAGTTGAATTTAAGGTTTTATATTGCGGTGTTTGTCATTCTGATTTGCACCAAATCCAAAACGATTGGGATAATTCACTATATCCGTGCGTGCCAGGCCATGAAATATTAGGAGTGGTGACGGCCGTTGGTGAGGGTGTGACTAAATTTAAAAAAGGCGATCTTGTTGGTGTTGGCTGTATGGTCAATAGCTGTCAAGAATGCGACTCTTGCCAAAAAGACGCGGAGAATTATTGCCAAGGCCCTAAAAGCTGCACGTTGACTTATAACGGCCCTAAAAATCCGGATGGTACAAATTCTTACGGTGGCTATACAACCAACATGGTTGTGCGCGAGGAATTTGGCCTTACGATCCCTGATAATTTGGATCCCAAATATGTCGGCCCTATTATGTGTGCCGGAATTACCGTTTATTCTCCGATGATTCATTGGAATTTGGAAGAAGGCCAAACCCTTGGCGTGGCCGGGATTGGTGGATTAGGCAATATGGCCATTAAACTTGGTAAAGCCCTTGGCGCTGAAGTTATCGCTTTCACCCGCAGCGAAGATAAAAGAGACGAAATATTAAAAATGGGTGCGGATAAAGTTGTCATCTCAAAAGATGAAGATGAGATGAAAGAAGCTGCCCAAAGCCTTAACCTTCTCATTAATACAATCCCAGTGCCTCACGATATTGCTCCGTACATTGATCTTATGAAGACGGATTCAACAATTGTTATTGTTGGTAATATGATCAAGTTCCCGGAATTCTCACCGGGCCCTATGGTTTTCAATCGCATACAGCTGGCAGGGTCACTTATCGGCGGTATAAAAGAGACCCAAGAGGTTCTGGAGTTATGTGCAAAGCATGACATTAAACCAAGCATTAAAATGATCCAAATGGACGAAATCAATGATGTTCTCAAAACATTAGAAAATGGAAATGATGCAGATTTCAGGCATGTCATTGATATGGAGTCTCTGCATAGTAAAATCAATGACATAAAAAATTCTGCAACCGAGCTCGATCGACCCACACGCGGGGACGTTGTAAATCGCAAATCAGCATAG